The following DNA comes from Miscanthus floridulus cultivar M001 chromosome 5, ASM1932011v1, whole genome shotgun sequence.
gacggcggcacctgttcgagatgaggccagaTGAGCTAATCgcgggcatccggatgtctgcctccaccctctccgatgaggaaattcttcgtcgggtgaggGAGACAGTGGATGCGAAGCTGAGGAGCAGTGGTTTGACCACCCTCATGATGCAtccgtcgtgggggttcctctcgctggtaagtcacgcgccgctgCAGCCCCCAAGCCCTCTCCGTTTCTCATTATTTCTCATTCCCTTATCCGCGTTCaccgttcctacaggggatgagggacatgtGAGCCTCCCCGCCACCCATTCCTGAGGACGCGAGGCGGTGGGCGATCAACCGGGTGCACGCCGAGGTGCAAAAAAAGCGGAAGGACaccaaggtggcgaagcgcacAAAGAAGATCCTTGCGCGCGAGGAACTAGACAAGTGCCATCGGCAGCAAAGGAaagacggtctcccgttggaggagtctCCTTCGCCGTCGCTATCGACGAATGCCTCAGACGGAGATGACGcgggcgagatggggcggggtcccctggaccatctccctgacatcagggagacggtgcccggggcgtcggcaagtAGCCCAGTGCtcccagggggaggaggaggagctgtccCGGGGTCGGCAATCGCCCGccctagggccgaggccgacacgcccgaggtgcGGGCGCTAGGAAAGCGTgctgtcagcccggtgggctcgacgcagtagtggagcaggtggtggcaggggcgatgcaactgcccccgcagaggaccgagggggcgccggggtccgtcgAGGACCGGACGGCACCGGCGGATACAGAGGCCGtgcctctgccaccgccaccacctttGCAGACGATGGTTGCCGTGCTAAAGCGGTTGTAGCCTCGCTCGGGGTAAGCGTATTTTTGGTAGAGCCGTAGCGTTTTTCCTTTCGTTCttcggtctcgtgctgaccctgcaAGTGTTTTGTCCTTAGTCGGAAGTGACCTGCGGAGGTGCTTACCTTGGCGCCCctcaaggcgctcaaggtgagccccggctccaccgcccactgggtggcggaggcgcaagacGCCATACAACGCAGCACGGTgttggcgagggccgacccgaaggagacggccacccaaggaggggctgccgaggtgaCCCCAACACggacgggggagggagcgcctccgccccGTGAGGGCGAGGCTCGTGAATCGGATGGAGCTGAGGTGCCCttagttgccgaggccaccgaggtcgaggcccccggggcctctaaggccgaggcgacggaggccggggcgcccaaGACCGCGGAGGCCACAGCGGCGGGGGTCGGAGTTtccgcgaccaccgaggccatgatggcggaggccgggGCCCCTGAGACAACCGAGGCCgacgtgatggcggcgaggccatgggcccaggaagtggagatgaaagcggtggaggcctcggtggcacccttggttcaaggtcCACCGTCGTTGTGGGAGAGCGctcgggaggtggaggtccatccgatctcctccgatgatacttcccgggcgcgggaggtggtcgacgccgaggtggcCAGTGCCGTGGAACAGCCAGTTCCAAccttgggcgagggaagctcggccctcatgcgggtgcaacccgagccccgcgggtgggatcacccgcgtgtcctatGGTAGAGCCAgaacgaccctgagggggagcctctgttcaccctcgagGATGCGGCCGAGGGTGGGcgttgggacaccttcgagcaataccgccagctggcggagcggtcactataGACGGCGCTGTCCATGGTGGCCAACGAACTGCCCAGAGTCGCCCAGGTTCACGCTTTCTTTTGTCgtgcggtgttgtctttttctgagttttcttgtagtgaatgacccctgttctgcttccccaggagctcaagacccggtcccttgggaagtcggtctttctccggcgggagagggacgtctgggaccaactccagcggcaaaagggcctgcttgcgggcgccaacgagcttctggcggtgcggagcgcggaggtggaggaccttcatcttcgttgtgccgatgcgaaggtcggGGCGGCCATGGCCTAGGAGTAGGTtgcccctttggcggcgcgggtcaaggagttggaggaggagttgacccgcgtcgccggtgatcgggatgccttcaggtccctgGCTAAAGAAgtgacggcctcgggcaaggcccttgcTGGGCAGCTAAGGGCGGAGCAGAGTGCGAACCAGCTGATGAAAGgcaccttggatgaggcccttacggtGGTTGAGGCCTCCCGGACTGAGGttgtggtctggaggggaaaggccgagggtgagtcctattcccctcaTTTTATTTGCTTTTCTTGTGTTCGCCTCCTAACTCCctagtgtgatgcagagctagggagagaggcttcaagggcggccgaggcttctcaggttgaggcccagcgcctgaaggaaaaggccgaggcttcttgggccgaggcccagcgctggggagagaaagctgaggcctcttgggtcgaggcccgacgctgggagcagaaggccagggGTGAGTCCTGCAGGCTTCCGTCCCTtttttggcttgtttttctttGCGCTCAACCCCACTCCATTTCCTTGGGCGCAGAGTTGGAGGCGGAGGTCACCCAGGCAGCTAAGGTTTCCATCGCGGTGTAGGCGGTGCTCGAgactgagatcggggagcacgacgcGCTGAAAGGTGCCACCCGTACTGcctacgaggccctagaggtcgaggtggttcagtcaggcagctcccttgggagccatctgattgcgttgagcggccaactGCGCGAGCGGCTCtaaggagcgctgcacacgggtgtcaagcgcgcgctggctgtcatcgcctcgcactagaTCGGCGTTGACCTCccagccatcagcgatggctatgtcctgcccaatgatgatgaggaggctgaCGAGGCAGTCACAAAGCtgaaggaggcggcggaaggccccgGCATGGCGCTGGCAACACTATTTGAAGAGGAGGTGATCCCTCCCCTGCCGTCTGctgatgctggaggccctgagccttgacctaggcccaagaggccatgtaaatggGATAGGGATTatatttgtatcgtaacgcttgtggccgtcgaggccttttttaaagtacttgtgtttcttaatcgtttttcttgtatttccgagcctctggcCTCTGTAGTCTCTGATCATATTtattttgcaaaaaacctccttagaacctaagccgccccttgggcaaaaggtggtgagggagtgccgtagcccgggggcgtaggccgtctcatgactctaccggccttctgtcCCTGGAACAGActtttcggtccttgggttttttacaaccgattcgtcagagcgtactagagagtttggcgtaggaatttttgaagaacgactaaaaaatggtgcgtgggacttaggggggaatcccccatttagcccccgagggaggctcggttctacagaggcagagccgagtctcccttatagtgttatcgtattgccgagacccacgatgggttcggggggtttctcgaaaaatgagaacaactaaagaacccttcttaattgtatttcgagaaacaatgtatacaatgcttggaaatttaagggtaaaagcgacgtagctgttctatgttccaagcgttggtgaggatttctcccttctcgttggctagcttgttggtcccgggcttcagcacttgggcgacgatgtatggtccttcccacggtggggttagcttgtggcggcccttgttgccctgtctcagcctcaacactaggtcgcctaccttcaagtctcagcttcgaatgcgctgggcttgatagcgccatagggcttgctggtacttggtcgaatgcagcagcgcaacgtcttgggcttcctccagttggtcgagggcgtcctcacgagtggtgcggttgctttgctcgttgtcggcctgtagcctcggggaaccatagtctaagtcagtggggaggatagccttggctccatagactaggaagaaaggtgtgaaccccgtggcttggcttggagtgttccttaggctccagatgaccgacgggagttcggcgagccatttcttgccaaacttcttcaactggttgtaaattcttggcttgaggccttgtaggatcatgccgttggcacgttctacttggccgtttgtccttgggtgtcctatggccgaccaggccacacggatgtggtggtcgttgcagaatgtcaggaatttattgtcggtgaactgtgtcctattgtcggtgatgatggtgttcaggaccccgaacctgtggatgatgtcggtgaagaatagcaccgcttgctcagatttgatttgattgatcggacgagccttgatccatttggagaacttatcgattgctaccagtagatgggtgtagcccccgagggccttctgtagagtcccgaccatgtcgagcccccgtacggcaaacggccatgtgatggggatggtttggagggcttgggccgggaggtgcgtctgccgcgcatagtactggcatccctcgcaagagcgtactaacttggtggcgtcggcaaccgccatcggccagtagaacccttggcggaaggcgtttccgacgagcgtccgaggcgctgcatggtgcccacaggcccctgcgtgcaagtcccaaagtagggcttggcctgcctcggtggtgatgcatcgttggaggacaccagagGGACTTCACTTGTACAattcgccgttgcagaggacgtaagttttggcttgtcacgcaagccgtcgggctttggtcctgtcactaggaagctctccctAAGTGacccaatcaaggaacgggacttgcCAGTCCGTGTCTTGGTCGGTCTGGGGAGGCCCCgtgtcgacttccatgacctcgggctcagcTGAAGGAGTCTCGGCGGctgagggggcgtcgagccccaCGGTGGGATTGGCCAGTGGGCCCTCTTCTACTGCCGAGGcatagtcaatggaaggcttgtggaggtccttggcaaagacgtttggggggaccgaagcccgtgccgaggccatctttgccagtttgtcCGCGGCCTTGTTGTAtttccgcgcgatgtggttgagttcgagaccatcgaacttgtcttctaggtgacgtaccaacttgcagtacgcctccattttggggttgaggtagtttgactccttcatgacttgat
Coding sequences within:
- the LOC136454541 gene encoding uncharacterized protein, translated to MQLPPQRTEGAPGSVEDRTAPADTEAVPLPPPPPLQTMVLTLAPLKALKVSPGSTAHWVAEAQDAIQRSTVLARADPKETATQGGAAEVTPTRTGEGAPPPREGEARESDGAEVPLVAEATEVEAPGASKAEATEAGAPKTAEATAAGVGVSATTEAMMAEAGAPETTEADVMAARPWAQEVEMKAVEASVAPLVQGPPSLWESAREVEVHPISSDDTSRAREVVDAEVASAVEQPVPTLGEGSSALMRVQPEPRGWDHPRVLW
- the LOC136454542 gene encoding uncharacterized protein, with amino-acid sequence MEAYCKLVRHLEDKFDGLELNHIARKYNKAADKLAKMASARASVPPNVFAKDLHKPSIDYASAVEEGPLANPTVGLDAPSAAETPSAEPEVMEVDTGPPQTDQDTDWQVPFLDWVT